A region of the Acanthopagrus latus isolate v.2019 chromosome 18, fAcaLat1.1, whole genome shotgun sequence genome:
GGTCAACTCGAGTTAACCGCGAGTCTGTTTATCTGCCGTCTGCCAGCGTGCTGACCCAAAAGCAACCGAgtcaaaagtgaaaataaatgcGATAGCTAGTCAACAAACGCGGAGACAAACTGTAGTCCTACTTTCACTTACACACAGCGAGCTAGCAGGGATCCGTCATGTCGTCCTGTGGGAAGTCTGGGCGCTGCGAGCAGCAAGTCAACAAGGTTCATATGCGGAAATCAAACGTTACCTGCTCAGTTTGGACGGCCTGTAGCGTCAACGGTCCTGCTGTCAGAGTGACAAGCGCGGCTCAAGTTGGACAAGTTGATTTGTTTGCGGTTTAAAGTGGAAAAGGGAAAGTGTGGCCGtcgtttatttctgtttctgtgtccagACCGAAAGCAAAACAACGGCTGACTCGGGAAGTGGGGGCTCGAGCTGGAAATCCCCCTCCTGCGCTCGTGCTCTCGCTTTGGGTCGGTCTCGAGCGCCGTCGCGGAAGTCTCTTGGCTGCGTGCGCGCTCCCCTGGACACAATACGATGCGAAGAGGGCTCACTCTGCTGCTATTTCTCGGTACTACGAAGACCGACACCAACAACCTCCCACGTCATTCCATCAGTACGTTAATAAACCCATTGAATATCGTTGAAAATGCACCAGTATTACCAACACTGTTTTATCTGCAGTGCCTGGAGGGATgttaaaatggtaaaaaaaaacaaaacaaaaaaacaaacaaacaacctaTTACTTCTATGACTCTATGTTACACTTGGGGCTCTCAGTACTCTGACTTTGTCATACCAAAATAAAACGATACACAggtttcaatttaaaatgtataaagaaATCTAAGGTTACAgtaaatgttgataaaacaaGGTCTCGTCAGTCACACAATATTTCAGTGCAACCTCCTGAGTTTGTACGTTTTTTCATTAAATACgcttgtttcctgtcatttaaaAGCTAATTATTCCCATGTATTCAGTCTTACATACCCTCAGAGCTTATAACGTGACGTGAGTACAAAATGTGTTctattaaatgtttaatatattCACTTTTTTACACAACTTAACATGTACTCCTTTAGAATTTCTTACCATAATGCAACTTGTGTCATTAGCCTTAGATAAATAAAGTAAGACATTTGGACATAACACAACGACGATCTGACAGTGTTGACTGAGTGAGTCCAACAATTTCACCACTAGAGTCAACTTCAGCTATCCACGAGTGTGCAAATACTGTGATTTCCctttttgattttcttcccCAGAACTCTGGCAGTAAGGCTGAGACATAGATTGTAGTTCCCACCCCTACATAGCTAAAATACCGTGGTCAAACATTGCATTAAAAAATCTTCAGAGTGTGAACCACACTAGAGAACATACGGTAGCCCAGGTGGTACTGCAGAGCAGCACGTGGCGAAAACGAACCTTTTACGCCACGTCTGAATCTCTTTCCTCAAAAACATAGACGATCTTTGAGCAggatttcattttcacttcctctatcgtctccttctccttctcctccacctccccccagTCCTTCACCCGTTTCTGCACAGTTGATGCTGGAAACGAAACCAGAAACTTTGAGCAactgcctgtatgtgtgtgtttatcatccCACCTGCAGTCATTTGAAAACTGCAGATGGTCACTTCATTTGCctgtgctgcactgttgtcctggaAGTTATGGGTGTACATGTGGATTGTGGTTTTTAAAGAGTTTCAATCATTACGGTTTATTTATAGGGTGGTGAATATGTGTACATGATTAAAATGCTATAGTATCCTCTTGGTAAAGTGTGATATTGCGAATATATTATTAATAAAGGCCATGTATTCATCTGTGTTGGTACAGGTGCGCTGTTTAACTTCACCGACTGATTGTTATGCTGAAACATACTGAACAGGACAACATAATTTCATTTCGTTTATCTTAGTTTAtaggtggcggaccctgccacctttcaagcttcaaacagtgttctgggtcCTTAATTTCCTtggagaacagcttgtttattcaccaagacaaatatttctgagtttattaCCTCAAAATTTTTGTAGATATATAATGCATTTGAACTGTTtcctctaaaactacatagtgcccctttaaagcctACGCTATATTATACTGACTTGTATGGTTATAAAAGATATCCTTATTAATATTATGAATAACCATGAATTGTGAGTTTATTCAATTCAGTGTTTCcgctttgaaatgaaaacacagacattaacaAGATAATAACAAAGGCCTACATTTTCAGATGAAGTAACAGTATGATTATGAAATCTCagcctctgtctgcctcctACATGGCCCCTTTCTGTTTACACTGAagagaaacatatttttgaaaaaattgAGGAACAGAAAATAGGATGTCTGAAAAGCAATGTGTTATTTGCTACCTACACACTAAAGGCATGCAGACACATGGAGGAGgcagttttaaaaagtcatgGAGGGTCATGTCACAGCCCTGCATAAGGTCTGGGTTATCTCTTCCTGacaaatgcacagacacacacatgctgcagctgGGACCGGGGAGGGGTCCGATAAACTCACAGAGAAATTAATACTTTATCAGCAGGGCTGCCGGACACAAAAGCAGACGTGGACAGAAGGGAGCATATAGACAGTCCAACTCTGGATCATACATATACTGTGTAGTGTAAATATATGGGGGGATTAaaccaaacactgtttgaataGTTGAGATACAGAGAAACTAGAGTGACAGCTAGATCAAATGTGGTATGGAAAGGTAAATAAAGTTCTGAAGAGAACCTTTTTGACCAGTACTTTAACAGTCAGTGTATCAAGGGTTAACTCCAGCAGGATCTCAGTTCCTGGTAGAGTGTATATTTAAAAGACTGCTGATTCATTAAAGGCCCCCAGAGCTTCACTGCATGTTTCTCTGGCTTCCTCTAGTGGTTGTATGTCCACATGCCAGCACCAACTTACAAAACACCCCCACTCATAAACTGTTAAtcattcatataaatatatcattccaagtaaaagtactcaacTGGCTTAGATACAAGAAAGGGACTTTAGGTAGAGTGCAGATCATTTAGTCCTCTGTTTGCGATTAAACCATCTCcttcttgaattaaaaaaaaaaaaaaaacctaggaAATGTCTCTGATGCACAGTGTCTTTACCTATAATAGACTGTTTTCCTCAAGGTATCAATTTGTCGATAGTAGGCTAAATTGTTGACCAGGACAACAGCCATTCAAGGAACTGCAACATTGAAAAGTCTTGCCACTGCTTTAGTTCACCCAATCTATGACAATGCTGCCACCCTCTGGTACAGATTTTCACCACAAATCATTAAATGTAAGCTTCAAATTGCTAATTTGGATTGGGACCTCTTTCTACCTACTTGGACcagttgtgttttcaaaaacagTCTTATAGTGGAAAGTAGAAAAACTCTCATTAAAGGGGCTATAAGAATTGTCCGCTCCGTCAAATTAactctcaaaacaaacagagcagcataTCATCAGCGTAACCACTTTTCGCTGCTGTTAGCCACTTAGCTTCttagctcatttagctgtgcagctagcggtccagactgggGCTCAGTGCACCAGGGGAATTTTGGTGTTTACGCTGTTAGCACAGGAgctccctgctggaaaaaccagcatagaccagcaacaaaaccagcaccaaaacacaaccgGTCTTGCTGGGGAAAAGCCactagcaagaccagcatatgctgtttttttccagtgggGTAATGTTggaatttgtttgtttagtacacacaaacatctatGAAGATCTcccttattattattttttttcccccaaaactacaaagtgcacctttaaatggcACACGAttattttaatgctgtttaCACTGTTCTTTTTTAGCTGATCTATTTAGATTTCAGTATTCATACACAGTTAGATGTGGTTAacactgtttatgtttaaaatgtgaagGAATAAATAAACTTAGTTTAACAAATGTATATGGCACAGTCCTATTTTATGTTCAAGTATTTTGTTCTCCCATTTAATGACTCTTAACAATATAGAAAGACGCATTCACGGTGAGCTATTTGCGCTTGTGCATTTATTGCATTTAAAGACAAATTGTATATGGTAAACTAGCTGTTTATGTTGTAAATACACAGTATTATGTTTATGTAGTTATTCCACATGCAGTAAGGTTTCCACATTTCCACATTCACTGAAATTGTTTCAGGTTTTCCCGATAGCCCCAGCACTAAAACCACATCATAAGAAAACTGATCAGGCTCAGGTAGTTTTTTGTAGGTAAAAGAAGTCTGAACCTTAAATCTTTATTTGGGAAAGTAAAAGTCTTTGGTCAGCATTGAGACGATGCAGGGGATCTGCTTCTTGGCACTAAATCCAGGCAGGTTGGAAGCAGACTCAAAGTCTAGCGCCACCTTGCGGTTGACTCGGGTCAGGATCTGCATCAGCTCCAGCTCTCCGTGGTGACGCTCCAACATCTCACACAGTGACTGCATGAACCAGGAGCCGCTTGCTGTGTTTCTCCATGAGTAGTAGCCTGCAGGACAAGTCACTGTGTTAACTCTCTTACAAAAGGGGCATATACTGATACGGAAGCGCATTGCATTCActggataaaaacaaattagacACCTTATCTTGTAATGACGAGAAAAGATCTCGTAACAACGAGATGAGGATCTCGTAATTATGACAAAATCCATCAACGGCACAGTTAATACACACCCCATAAGTTTTCAGTTTAGACTGGGCTTTCCACCTGAACAATCATAACAACTTAAGATACATGCTCAGTGTTGacatataataatattaataccaTCCTAATTTTTAAGAAACATCAGTATTTCCCAGTGTCTAAAACTGAGAAGGTAGTAATAGCAGATTAACTGCGATAGCACCATCATTGCCACTGAGAGAGGATTTACAGCCGTTTCCTTTATCTTTATCTGATCTCGTAATTACGAGATCCTGATCTGATTATGAACAAACATCACATGAGTCAGATTTATAGCTAGTTATCTATGTGTCCATTTAACAGGAcaagtctttttctctttttctttttacctggAGCAGTGGAATAAGCATACAGGAAATCTGCCTGCAGAGGAAtcctctctgttgtctctgATGTCACAGTCACAGCATCACACTCGATTCCATCATCCAGAGCTGTGCCACGGCACGCCTAGAGAGGGCAGGAAATCCAGGCATATGTACATTAACTGTGATTGTCTTTTATGGCAGTACTCAGACTACTGCTGTAGACAGGAGCACAGAATCTTTACTGTTGCACATAGAATGTTCAACTCCTGTCTTTCAAATCCTGGCATCAAATAGTGTACACTTCAGATTTGACTGTTGAGTCAACATTTTGCACACTCCTTGTCATATCGATTTCGGAGCCCAGAATCAATATGACAAAGTATCACCGGCCCTTTATACACAATCAGTTACAATCAAAGAAGCTGAGGCCACCTTCTTTAATGCTTTTGGctttaaaataacacataaataatTGTAAACAATTGTTAGTGGTTAAGTTCAGTGATTATTAATTTAAACAAAGTCAGCTAACACACATGAAACGTGGATTAACAACaagagctttttaaaatgatcaaatccAATATCAATATCAACTGTCAAGAAGATACAAATATATGTTTTCTGCTAGTCaccattattattttaaaacgTTGGCATTTTACATTGCATAAATTAGTCTAGCCTAGTTTTCCTGCCTGCATGCACATTATGTCAGCTTAACAAtgatgaaacagcagctgatatTGCCATAGACAGAGCAAGTGAGAcagcctgtttgtctgttcacCCGTCTTTTTTCGCCAAAGTCCAAAATATTGCCACACTGTTTGTTCATTCCCATAAATATCGTCTTTGTCTTGTTATTGGCTGTTTGCCATCATCTGCCTGGCGTTGGCAACGGGTATGTTAATGTGGGTATATTTAACTGACCTGTATGAAGAAGAGTTTCGGTTTTCCCACCAGACTCTGGCAGTGATCTCCTTTAAAGTACTGTGTCAGGTTTTCGAACTTTTCAAGGCCGTCAGTTCCGTATATGACCCCTTCGTCTCCATGACTTagcaacacacatacaaatgatgCTCTGTCACTGTGGTCCTCCTGGGACACTAGAGACGCATGAGGAGGACAGTGCTGATATTAAGCATCAAACAGTTTTACTTCTCACAATCAAAGAACCTACAAGTCTGGCATGGCATGAACAATTTTCACACTCAGACGTTTCCATGCTCCGGTGGTCTGTATAAATGCAGCAGATGTACTTGATGAGTAATTATTAAGAACCGACACTGGACCATTTAAATAAAGAGCTAACATGAACATGATCACGCTCAGTGGCTaccttgaatgaatgaaaaactgcaaaactttCAGTTACCACTTAACATCAGTTGTTTCATCTGTCGCACAGTCTGATCATTGAAGAATTTGACCTTGTAACCCAGATTTGAGAAGACCTTCGCGGCAGCGGcagcatcaacatccgtccCGTTTCGGTAATTCATAtctacagagaaacacaaacacaaaattgcAGCAGGCTTTCTTTAAGTGTCAGCATTTACAAGACAGTCCACAGAGCTGGGATGTGAGCTCTCGAGCCCTGTCTCTCAGATTCATACAACATAAACTGAAGTCACAAATGTTGTTGGTGATACTTTAAACACTGCAATATGACTAATTTTACTGAGAATGTAAAGATCAACAAGTCATTGTTTTCATGCCCTCACAACTGTCATTCTGAAATTGTTCTTTAAAAAGCTACATGTATCAAGTGTGATATAACCACCATTTAATTAGAATGTTCCATGTTAAGgttattaaatgaataattgattgAAGTATTTTGCCAATCaattaagaaaaatatttgaGATTACAGAAGGGCACTGAACTGCAGCTTGACTTTCCACATCTGCAAAACCTGTataaatgcagtgtgtgtgtgtgtgtgtgtgtgtgtgtgtgtatgtatgtgtagcagcacacacacacacaaacatggataTCATGATTTTTCGTGGCAGGAAAAGAATGAAAGTTTAATAACATTAACGATGGCTCTATTGTCTCCAAGTGTCCCAGCAGACTACGACAGTGAGGCAGTAAGGCAGTATGCATAGTGTCAGGACCCTGAAActaaagcagctaaatggaattcagccatcattcgTTTTATTATTCACACCTGTGATTTTCCCACTGTGACATGTCAAGATGTCAGCTCAGAAGTCATAGCATGACTTTAGCTGCATTCCTCCCATCGCATCTCTGTAAGCATACCACCTCTCCATTGGCGCAGTTAAATGCTCACCATCCAATGTGGCGCACGCACAAATAAAGACACACCTGCTTGGAGCTCAGACCAGTTTTACGCCTGTGCACATCTGGTGAAATGCATGAAATGACAGAATGCCTACtttattgtcatgtcatgtcattatccgtaaccgcttatccctttccatggggtcacggggtgttgctgctggagccaatcccagccttgtctcagggcgagggcagggtactccctggacaagtcgccagctcatcgcaggccctcactgatgagcaatggggggttcagtatcttgctcaaagacacttcgacatgcagctcagccttggcctgagccgggatttgaactagcgacctttcgatcactagtcgacctgctctacccgctgagctacagccgccccgcCTACTTTATTGAATTATCAGAACATTTGTGCAAGTGACCATGAAATGGAAGAAagaggtgtgtctgtgtgtgcgcgcgcgcatgtTTGTTGAATGGATGTATTTACTTGTGCTCGGGTGGAAGTTCTTATTGTTGATAATGAGACAGGTTCCGAGGCTGGGGTAGTCCATCCTGTAGCGGTAAGGGTCAGAATCCGCTGCTTTACTCTTGCTGATGGGTCCAGAGTCCATTTCCTCAGCATGACGTGATCTGGAACTGGAGGAACTTGTTTAGCATCTTATTCAACACGTCAATGGACCCTGAGGTGATGAAACTCGAGAAGCTAGTTTAATGCCACATGGACATTTTTGGAGTATCCCACTACACATGGTCATTTATGAAGTGATGGTTTTATAAATGTCCCGATAACTTAATCAAAGTGTTTGcacttttcttcctttccttccttttatTGCATCTACAGCCCTTCGAAAATGACCTTCCACATTACAGAAATAATGTACTAATGGCTTATATCCTACACTGTAATACAGGAACATGTATTACTTGTTAAATGCAATTATAAAagcaaattaatttatttaaaagaaacataaaaatgtcaagaaaattAAATTTGCTCAAAGGTAACAGCAGTCATCATTCCTTAAGTATTGGCCATCTGATGCAGTATGAATGAAACCTGATTCATGCTTAAACTTGCTACATACTAATATGATTAATGTTACACGTAGTCATTTTAAAAACCCTGCACATCCCCACAGCTGATTTCATTTATTGTGATAATATGGTGTGCAGACAGCTTGGGTCTGACATTTTTCCTGATTCTCTGTTTAGCTTTCTTGCACTTGCTATGGTGGGACAAACTATAAATTTACCATTCTTAGTGATGTAGAGACCAGTGACCTTATTTAACGGCAGCATGGCTATGCCCACCGTCATTCCCCATGAACAGAGGTGTAAACAGTCAAAGTACATGGAAACAACTGTGCAGGACTTTTAAAGTGAATGGCTGACGAGATTAATGACCCTAATATCATTAGTGGATAATATTTACCTCTTGAAAATCTTGAAAGCGTCTACTTGGTCCTCTGCACTCTGTGCATCACCGTCACCACGAGGATCTGCCATTTTTCTGCAGACATGAACGTGTAAGGATGtaggaaaggggaaaaacacCAACTTGTTATGAGATTCGCACCTATCTTGCTCCTATAGCTCCTGATAATCAGCAAGGAACTGAAAGATGAAGGAAGGGTTACTACATCACTGACGCCAGACTGTGGAGACAGCTGTGTTGAAGCCTCTGGGAAATGCATGagtgtcaataaaaaaaaaaaaaatgtaaaaaacaaaaataaaacagtcatttaCCTTCTCTGtaaagtgtgttctttcatttcctgGAATCAAGTCCTCATTAGAGTTCATGCAACAGCGATATGTTaggtttttgagtttttttcatgCATCTTCCACAGACTTCAAttcagctgtcaccacagtcgCACCCAAAAGCGAGATTCACTGACGTAGTTacctttccttccttttcagGTTCTTGGTGTCCAGGGTATTGCTCTCAGTCACAGCAGATGCAGGCTTCATCAAATAACTTTCAATTCAAGTTAAAAGAAACCTGTGCTCATACCAGCGAAAGCAACGTCACAGTcgctgagtgtttttttctgcagtcaCACAGTCTTATCATGTGGTCTGGAATGATGCATTTCACATGTTTCTAGGGAAATAACAATGAAACTGGAGTATAGCCCAACAAACACTGGATAATCAGATATGCAATAGATCTTCCAGTGGCTCAACAGATTTTTTCAGGAGGAAGCAGTTTAGCCCTGACAGTAAACCACCCAAAACCGTACACTAATTAACACTTGATGCTATTTTAAGTGTGGTGGTCTTTGTTCCAGGTGAGGTGGCCCATCTCCTCTCTGCCACAAAAACCCCACTTCGTTTACTGGGACTTAGCCAGTTCTTAAAAGATTTCTTCAGACACATATCGAAGACACAGATCTGTCAACAGGTACCCTCTCAATCCAGTGCTATTTCCTTAATAGAAAGACAGTCACCCTAACTGCAATGAAAAACGCTGACAGGTAATCAACGTGTGCAGAACACACCATTTTATTTCAAGTGATCAGCAGAAACGACGTTTCATTCAAACAtgccgcagcagcagcgggaATTTCAGGTTAAATGCACTGTATGACTTACAGATTACTAAAAACATCTGAGTTGAGCTACTGATGGTGATTCATTACTGCAAGGCAGGAACTCGTCGAGTTACCGGACACTGATCCATAATCTGACACAGAATGTTTCATTACACACCCGTTTTAAACGGAAACAAGTTCAAACACAAGACCTGTAAACTGGCAAGCCGCGAGAGTTTCATAATGACCACAGGAGGAGTCAGACGACTTCCTCCTGGCACCATATATAACATGGTTAAGATCAGGGATGGACTGAGCGAgctgaaatatataaataaaacctATTTATAAAATGACCGTAGTAAATACAAATGTTACAGATCGAGTAGGCTGTGAAGTCATCTCACAGCGAAACCccaaagacaaaacaggaaactaTTTACTGCTCTCGTTATGAGCAGTTGTAGGTcaggaaaagagaaactgaTGCCAGGCTGCTGTTCCTAACCGACACGACTCACTGCTCGTATCATGTAATTAATGCGACGTTAACTAATACTCGTTTCTGTGAACAGGTAAGAGTCAGAGCATGGTGTAAGTTACTGACCTGcagtggacttttttttaacagtcatTCCAACCCCAGCGCCTCAAGCCAACTGAGCGGATATGacttccaaagaaaaaaaaaaccttagtATAAGCAGTTTACAACTGGCTTGGACTTCCGACTGACACATGAAAAATCTACGTCAGGTGCTAAACGTTTGCTAAAACTTAAAGCTAGTTAGCAAGACTACACCCGCAATTTGAGCTGATGGGAACACCGGTCTTTCCAGTCCTCTCAACCACAACTGACACAGCAAAGTTAGCCTGTCAAACTCACGTGTAaataatcatcataatcataattCAAACATGACAATGTGTCCAAAATAAACGTACCTGTTTGTGACAGGGTGCTGGGCGTGTTAGCAGGTACCACTCCGAACTATTATTACGGggaaatgtcaaactgttcaaAGTACGGCCCTGAAACTCCTAGCCAATCAGGAACGCTGCTGCCTGAGTGGGCGGGAGCAGCGAGACCACGTCAGGTGCACCTTGACCAAAAGATCAGCTGATGGGCTTCCAACACTGTCAGGTACACTCCCGACCGACGCCTTCACGTGTCGGTACATGTTAAGATCATTCCTGAACTGTTCTATCTAGTAGTATTCTATCTGTCAGATTACAGCAGACACTCTCTGGAGGCCTCACCTCTGATCTTTTTACTctgatgtcaacaaaaacacacacaaaaacacacatgccgTTATTTTTTGcgttatttaacttttttttaatt
Encoded here:
- the LOC119007045 gene encoding caspase-3-like, with protein sequence MADPRGDGDAQSAEDQVDAFKIFKSSRSRHAEEMDSGPISKSKAADSDPYRYRMDYPSLGTCLIINNKNFHPSTNMNYRNGTDVDAAAAAKVFSNLGYKVKFFNDQTVRQMKQLMLSVSQEDHSDRASFVCVLLSHGDEGVIYGTDGLEKFENLTQYFKGDHCQSLVGKPKLFFIQACRGTALDDGIECDAVTVTSETTERIPLQADFLYAYSTAPGYYSWRNTASGSWFMQSLCEMLERHHGELELMQILTRVNRKVALDFESASNLPGFSAKKQIPCIVSMLTKDFYFPK